The following proteins are encoded in a genomic region of Arachis stenosperma cultivar V10309 chromosome 4, arast.V10309.gnm1.PFL2, whole genome shotgun sequence:
- the LOC130975278 gene encoding protein NARROW LEAF 1-like isoform X2, with amino-acid sequence MLQGPGGVWCDVDVVEFSYYGAPAPTPKEQLYTELADGLRGSDSCIGSGSQVASQETYGTLGAIVKSRTGNQEVGFLTNRHVAVDLDYPNQKMFHPLPPSLGPGVYLGAVERATSFITDDLWYGIFAGTNPETFVRADGAFIPFAEDFNMNNVTTSVKGVGEIGDVNVIDLQSPINSLIGRQVIKVGRSSGLTTGTIMAYALEYNDEKGICFLTDFLVVGENQQTFDLEGDSGSLILLTGQNGEKPRPVGIIWGGTANRGRLKLKVGEPPENWTSGVDLGRLLDLLELDLITTNEALQAVLHERRNDSNAGIGSTVGESSPTIPTKEKPEGSVEPFCLNKVPVEDEPSERVSPSLKICEFDNMDEVETAPNVEHQFIPSFAGKSPEHSSYRKGAFEFKSLSELRNGPDEDSFVSLHLGEPETKRRKHSNSSLCIDELK; translated from the exons ATGTTGCAG GGGCCAGGTGGTGTTTGGTGTGATGTGGATGTTGTGGAGTTTTCCTACTATGGAGCACCTGCACCAACTCCTAAAGAGCAATTATATACAGAGCTCGCTGATGGCTTAAGGGGAAGCGATTCCTGTATTGGCTCTGGTTCTCAG GTTGCAAGCCAAGAGACCTATGGAACCTTGGGGGCTATTGTAAAAAGTCGAACTGGAAATCAAGAAGTTGGTTTTCTTACGAATCGACATGTCGCTGTTGATTTGGACTATCCAAACCAAAAAATGTTTCATCCGTTACCGCCAAGCCTTGGACCTGGTGTATATCTTGGTGCTGTTGAGAGAGCAACATCATTTATTACTGATGATCTTTGGTATGGCATTTTTGCAGGAACAAACCCAG AAACTTTTGTGCGAGCCGACGGGGCCTTTATACCGTTTGCTGAAGATTTCAATATGAACAATGTAACTACATCCGTAAAAGGTGTGGGAGAGATTGGCGATGTGAATGTGATAGACTTGCAATCGCCAATAAACAGTCTCATAGGGAGGCAAGTGATTAAAGTTGGAAGAAGTTCTGGTTTGACTACAGGGACTATTATGGCCTATGCACTAGAGTACAATGATGAGAAAGGGATTTGTTTTCTCACAGATTTTCTAGTTGTTGGTGAGAACCAACAGACATTTGATCTCGAAGGTGATAGTGGAAGCCTCATTCTCTTGACCGGTCAGAATGGAGAGAAGCCACGGCCTGTTGGCATTATCTGGGGCGGGACAGCTAATCGGGGTCGTTTGAAACTAAAAGTTGGTGAACCCCCAGAAAATTGGACAAGTGGAGTTGACCTTGGCCGACTTCTTGATCTACTCGAACTTGACCTCATAACAACAAATGAGGCACTTCAAG CTGTGTTGCATGAGCGAAGGAATGATTCCAATGCTGGAATTGGTTCTACGGTAGGCGAATCCTCTCCCACCATACCAACGAAAGAAAAGCCTGAAGGGAGCGTTGAGCCATTTTGCTTGAACAAAGTTCCTGTTGAAGATGAACCCTCCGAAAGAGTCAGCCCATCTTTAAAGATTTGTGAATTTGATAACATGGATGAGGTTGAAACGGCTCCAAATGTAGAACACCAGTTCATTCCAAGTTTTGCAGGTAAGTCCCCAGAGCACTCAAGCTACCGAAAAGGAGCCTTTGAATTTAAGTCTCTTTCCGAACTTAGGAATGGCCCCGACGAGGATAGTTTTGTTTCCTTGCATTTAGGAGAGCCTGAAACAAAGAGAAGGAAGCATTCAAATTCTTCTCTTTGCATTGATGAATTAAAGTAA
- the LOC130975278 gene encoding protein NARROW LEAF 1-like isoform X1 produces the protein MSRPRLELRIHHSGSTQSEESALDLERNYYGHPNPSSSPSPMQPFAAGAQHSESTAAYFSWPTLTRWNDAAEDRANYFGNLQKGVLPETLGRLPTGQQATTLLELMTIRAFHSKILRRFSLGTAIGFRIRGGVLTNTPAILVFVARKVHSQWLNPVQCLPAALEGPGGVWCDVDVVEFSYYGAPAPTPKEQLYTELADGLRGSDSCIGSGSQVASQETYGTLGAIVKSRTGNQEVGFLTNRHVAVDLDYPNQKMFHPLPPSLGPGVYLGAVERATSFITDDLWYGIFAGTNPETFVRADGAFIPFAEDFNMNNVTTSVKGVGEIGDVNVIDLQSPINSLIGRQVIKVGRSSGLTTGTIMAYALEYNDEKGICFLTDFLVVGENQQTFDLEGDSGSLILLTGQNGEKPRPVGIIWGGTANRGRLKLKVGEPPENWTSGVDLGRLLDLLELDLITTNEALQAVLHERRNDSNAGIGSTVGESSPTIPTKEKPEGSVEPFCLNKVPVEDEPSERVSPSLKICEFDNMDEVETAPNVEHQFIPSFAGKSPEHSSYRKGAFEFKSLSELRNGPDEDSFVSLHLGEPETKRRKHSNSSLCIDELK, from the exons ATGAGTCGGCCTCGCTTGGAGTTAAGAATTCATCACTCCGGATCAACACAATCGGAGGAGTCAGCCTTGGACCTGGAAAGGAACTACTATGGTCATCCTAATCCTTCTTCCAGTCCCTCGCCCATGCAACCTTTTGCTGCCGGTGCTCAGCATTCAGAAAGCACCGCCGCGTATTTTTCTTGGCCTACGTTGACTCGCTGGAACGATGCGGCAGAAGACAGGGCCAACTATTTCGGAAATCTTCAAAAGGGAGTGCTACCTGAAACTTTGGGGCGATTGCCAACAGGACAACAGGCTACTACCTTGCTTGAGCTGATGACTATTAGGGCATTTCATAGCAAGATCTTACGGCGGTTTAGTCTTGGCACTGCCATTGGATTTCGGATTAGAGGAGGTGTTTTGACTAATACTCCAGCTATTCTTGTCTTTGTTGCCCGTAAAGTTCACAGTCAATGGCTCAACCCTGTTCAGTGCCTACCTGCTGCCCTTGAG GGGCCAGGTGGTGTTTGGTGTGATGTGGATGTTGTGGAGTTTTCCTACTATGGAGCACCTGCACCAACTCCTAAAGAGCAATTATATACAGAGCTCGCTGATGGCTTAAGGGGAAGCGATTCCTGTATTGGCTCTGGTTCTCAG GTTGCAAGCCAAGAGACCTATGGAACCTTGGGGGCTATTGTAAAAAGTCGAACTGGAAATCAAGAAGTTGGTTTTCTTACGAATCGACATGTCGCTGTTGATTTGGACTATCCAAACCAAAAAATGTTTCATCCGTTACCGCCAAGCCTTGGACCTGGTGTATATCTTGGTGCTGTTGAGAGAGCAACATCATTTATTACTGATGATCTTTGGTATGGCATTTTTGCAGGAACAAACCCAG AAACTTTTGTGCGAGCCGACGGGGCCTTTATACCGTTTGCTGAAGATTTCAATATGAACAATGTAACTACATCCGTAAAAGGTGTGGGAGAGATTGGCGATGTGAATGTGATAGACTTGCAATCGCCAATAAACAGTCTCATAGGGAGGCAAGTGATTAAAGTTGGAAGAAGTTCTGGTTTGACTACAGGGACTATTATGGCCTATGCACTAGAGTACAATGATGAGAAAGGGATTTGTTTTCTCACAGATTTTCTAGTTGTTGGTGAGAACCAACAGACATTTGATCTCGAAGGTGATAGTGGAAGCCTCATTCTCTTGACCGGTCAGAATGGAGAGAAGCCACGGCCTGTTGGCATTATCTGGGGCGGGACAGCTAATCGGGGTCGTTTGAAACTAAAAGTTGGTGAACCCCCAGAAAATTGGACAAGTGGAGTTGACCTTGGCCGACTTCTTGATCTACTCGAACTTGACCTCATAACAACAAATGAGGCACTTCAAG CTGTGTTGCATGAGCGAAGGAATGATTCCAATGCTGGAATTGGTTCTACGGTAGGCGAATCCTCTCCCACCATACCAACGAAAGAAAAGCCTGAAGGGAGCGTTGAGCCATTTTGCTTGAACAAAGTTCCTGTTGAAGATGAACCCTCCGAAAGAGTCAGCCCATCTTTAAAGATTTGTGAATTTGATAACATGGATGAGGTTGAAACGGCTCCAAATGTAGAACACCAGTTCATTCCAAGTTTTGCAGGTAAGTCCCCAGAGCACTCAAGCTACCGAAAAGGAGCCTTTGAATTTAAGTCTCTTTCCGAACTTAGGAATGGCCCCGACGAGGATAGTTTTGTTTCCTTGCATTTAGGAGAGCCTGAAACAAAGAGAAGGAAGCATTCAAATTCTTCTCTTTGCATTGATGAATTAAAGTAA